The genomic segment AAAAACAAACAGAAAACAGTAAATATATTTCTCGTAAAGATGCCATTAAAAAAATTAGTAATTATGGTAAATATGCAGCATTAACTGCATTTGGAACCTATATAATTTTAAATCCACAAAAAGCACAAGCACAAAGTCCTGAAGCTCCTGGAACAGGATTTTAATATAGTGTAAGAATTCATAAACAAAAACCTACTTATTTAAGTAGGTTTTTCTATTTTTACATAGATGAAAATTCATAAACATCCTATTGGTTTTTTTGACTCTGGAGTTGGAGGTACTTCTATATGGAAAGAAGTAATTTCTTTACTTCCAAATGAAAATTCTATTTATCTTTCGGATAGTATAAATGCACCTTATGGCGAAAAATCTAAAACTCAAATTATAGATTTGTGTCTAAAAAATACAGAGTTTTTATTAAACCAAAACTGCAAACTAATTGTTGTTGCTTGTAATACAGCTACCACTAATGCAATTGATTTTTTAAGAGAAAAGTATCCAATTCCTTTTATTGGAATCGAACCTGCGATTAAACCTGCAGCATTAACGACCAAAACAAATACAATTGGCATTTTAGCCACAAAAGGAACATTAAATAGTTCTTTGTTTGAAAAAACTTCCAGTAGCTTTAGAAAAAATATTTATATCGAAGAAATTATTGGAAAAGGTTTGGTAGAACTAATTGAAAATGGAAAATTACATTCCAAAGAAATGACTTCACTTTTAAACTCTTATTTAAATCCATTATTAAAAAAAAACATAGATTCTTTAGTATTAGGCTGCACCCATTATCCATACCTTATTCCTCAAATTAGAGAAATTGTTGGCGATAAAATAAATATTATCGATTCTGGAGAAGCAGTTGCCAAACAAACAAAAACTATTTTAACAAAGTTTCATTTATTAAATTCTAATAAAAATATAGCAAAACACACTTTGTATATTAATAAGAATAAAAAAGTTTTAGAACAATTGATTTCAGAAAGAGAAAACACAAGTATTATCGAAAAAAACTTTTAGAAACTTCCATAGTTCGAATTAATATTAGGGCAAGCTGCAGCTCTTGGCTTCCTGGTCCATAAATTAATTCCTAAAGTAATTTGATGAAACCCAGAGTTAGACAAAACAATATCATTTAATTGATTTGTATAAGTATAAGAAAACATTAAATTTTTGTAGTTAAAACCAACAATAGGACTTATAAATTGCGAGTTTTCTATGGCATTAGAATCAAAATGTCTTCTGTAAGATAGTGCTACCCAAAGTTGAGACTTCGAAAATGTCTTGTAGGCTTTTACATTAAAATCTGCGATTGTTTGCCCTAAACTTTCTCTATATTGAAGCATAATCGATGGCTCCCACTGTACAAAGTTTTCTTCTTTTCCAAAATAATAACTAGCAGATAAAATATAGTTTCTTAAATCTACAGGCTCTAGAATGTTTAAATTATTTTTTGCTGTTAACAATAAATTTTTAACAGTAAAGTAAGTGGCTAAGCCTCCTCTATGATAAGCCACACTAAAATCTGCATTATAATAACTTGTACTTTCTACAATAGTTGCAACTCCAGGGTCTCCTGTAAATGTTCTTTGATCGGACTGATTTTGAACAAAAGTAAATGCCAAACCAAAAGAAAGTTGTTTAAACATTTTATTAGTACTCATAGGTAAATGATACGCATAAGTTCCTTGCACCCCTTTTTGAGAATGAAACCCGTTTTCGTCGTTAAATAAAATTAAACCATAACCAGCATTCGATTCTTCGCCAAATTTAGAATGAAAACTTAAGGTTTGTAATTCTGGAGCATTGGGCACACCTGCCCATTGCTTTCTGGCAGTTAATCGTAATTTACTTGAATTACCAATACCTGCAGCAGATGGATGCAATAAAAAGACATTGTCAGATAAATAATCTGTATAAATTGGCAATGTCTCCTGTGCTTGATTATTTATCGTAAATAAAACGAGAATTAAAAAGCAAAACCAAGTGTAAATTAACTTCATTAAAGTTAGATAATTTTTTAGGTCTTCAAATATATTATTTTTAAAAGAATAAATTGTTCTTAAAAGAAATATTTAACAAAGTAATAAAAACTTACTAAATAAAAGGATACTATCTTCTTTGTTTATTTAACGATTGAGAGGGTATAAAATATGAAGCTTTAAATTACTGTAAATAATCAGCCAAATCTTACAAAATGATGTCATATTTTTACTATATTTAGTTATTATTTTTTTTAACATTTAAAATTTAGCTATAAATTGGTTTATATATAAACATATTATTTTATAAAATCTTCTTACCCCTCCTCGAAAAAATGCTACACCCCAAAGAAAAACAAAACGAATTTCAAGCCTTATTTGAAACAATGAACCTAGGAGTTTCTTACCAAAATTCTAAAGGTGAAATAACAAATGTTAACCCTGCTGCATTAAAAATCTTAGGTCTTACTGAAGATCAAATGAAAGGTAAAACATCTTTAGACCCATCTTGGAAAGCTATTCAAGAAGATGGTGCTAATTACCCTGGCGAAACACACCCAAGTATGCTGGCTTTAAAATTAGGCAAACCTGTTTTAAATAAAATTATGGGGGTTTTTAATATTGCTGAAAATGAATATCGTTGGATAAAAATCGATGCAATTCCTCAATTTAGAAAAGGCGAAAAAAAACCTTATCAAGTTTACACTACTTTTGATGATATAAGTGTAATTAAAAAAGCGCAACTTCAATTAAAACAAAACGAAGAACGATATATAAGAGCCCAAAAAATGGGCAAAGTAGGCAATTGGGAATATAACATTAAAACTGGTCTTTTATGGGGATCAGATGAAACACTTCGAATTTTTGGACTTGACCCAGAAAAAAATAATTTTAGTAGAGATTATATAGAAAAAAAAATAGCAAAACAAAATTTTGTTAGGCAAGCTATGGTTAATCTAATTGAAAAAGGAGAAAAATATGATATTCAATATGAAATTAATATTCAGAAAAAAACAAAAATAGTACACTCGAAAGCAAAAATAATTTACAACACAAATGGCGAAATTTTAAAAATAGCAGGTGTAATACAAGATATTTCTAAAAAGTACAAAAGCAAAATAAAATTAAGAGAAAGTGAAGACAAGTTCTTTAAGGTTTTTAAAAACAGCTCTAACTCCATTATACTTAAAAGGTTAAGTGATTTTAAAATTATAAATACAAATAGAGCTACCCTTAAAGTTACAGGGTTTACTTCAAAAGAATTAAAAGGATTAAAACTATCTGAAATTGGTGTATGGAAATATAAAAAAGATTACAAAAAGTACGAAAAAAAAATATTAAAAAAAGGAAAAATAAAGGGGTTTGAAGCGAGTTTTATTAAAAAAAATGGTAAAAATAGAATATGGCAAATTTCTGGAGAAATAATTCAAATCGAAAGCGAAAAATTTATACTAACCATTATAGAAGATGTTACAGAAATAAGAAGTGCGGAAATTGAATTAAAAAAACAAAGAGATTTTACAATTGCAATGACAGAAAACCAACCAGCAGCCATAGTTGCTTGTAATGAAAAAGGTAAATTAGTTTTATTCAATAAAGCAGCTAAGGAATGGCATGGAATAGACGTAATGAAAATTCCTCAAGAAAAATGGGCAGAAAGTTATGGCTTATTTAAAATCGATGGAAAAACAGTACTTAAAACCGAAGAAGTGCCCCTTATACAGGCATTTAATGGAAAAAAAGTTGTAAATCTTGAGATTATAATTAAAGCAAAAAATCAAAAACCAAGATTTGTTATTTGTAATGGTGCTTCATTCTTTGATTCATTAAAAAACAAACTAGGTGCTTTGGTTGTTATGAATGACATTACCCATCAAAAAACGATAGAAGATAACTTAAAGAAAAGTGAAAATCAGATAAAAAAAGCACTTTCAGAAATTGAAAGAAGTGAATTTCTCTTAAACGAATCTGGAAAAATAGCTAAAATTGGTGCCTGGGAATTTAATTCAATTACAAAAGAAAGACGTTGGTCTAATCAAGTTTTTAAACTTCACGGATTACCCGTTGGTAAAATACCTCCTTTTGAAAAAAATTACAACTATTTTATAGATGGTTCTTCAGAAATACTAGAAGAAGCAATGAAGAATAGCCTTGCGAATAATACGAAATTCGATTTAGAACTAAAGTTTCAAAATACCAAAAAAGAAAAACTTTGGGTAAATGCTATTGGATATCCCATAGTAAATAAAAACAAAGAAACTGTTGGTTTAAGAGGAGTTATCCAAGATATTACAGAACAAAAATTAATTAGAGAAAAAATAGCCCAAACACAAGAAATGCATAGTTTGTTAGCTAATAATACTAATGATTTAATTTGTTTACAAGAACCAGACAGTACTTTTAAATACGTAAGTCCATCTATAAAAAACTTATTAGGTTACGAACAAAAAGAATTTATTGGTAAACAAGCATTTGGTTTCGTACATAAAGATGATGTTTTACCTTTAAAAAGTGTAATGACGAAAAAAAAGTTTAGCATCTCATCTACAGAAGCTTACCCTTTTAGAGCATTGCATAAAAATGGCCATTTTATTTGGTTAGAATTTTTATCGTCTCCTGTTTATAAAGATGGTAAAATTAATTACTTAGTTACTTCTGCTAGAGATATTACACAGTGGGTTTTAGCTAAAGAAGAAATTCAAAAATACCAAACATCTCTGCAAAAACTAACCACAGAGATTACAATGATAGAGGAACAACAAAAAAAGGCAATTGCTTCTAACATACACGATCATTTAAGCCAATCTTTAGTTATCTCGAAAATGAGAATTAAAGAACTGAAAAAAAAATCGCAATTAAATGATATTAATGAAGATTTACAATTTATTGAATCTCACATATCCGATGCTTTAGAAAACAGTCGTAAAATTACTTATGAACTTTCGCCACCAATTTTATATCAATTAGGAGTTATAGATGCATTAAGTTGGTTGCTAGAAGATTTGCAAAATAAATATAAAATTGAATTTAGGCTTAAAACAACAATTTCTACAATTAAAATTAGCGAACTAAAATCTATAATACTTTATAGAAGTATTCAAGAAATATTAACAAATGCTATAAAGCATGCAAGTGCTTCCCTTATAAAAGTAAATATTAAAAAAACAAAAAAAGGAGTAAATATTTTTATTGTTGATGATGGTCTTGGTTTCGACACCTCTGTATTAAATGAGTTTAAAAACCAATCTGGTTCTGGTTTTGGTTTATTTACTGTACAAGAACGTATAAAAAATATAAAAGGTATATTTACAATATCATCAAAAATTAATAAAGGAACAAATATTAAAATTTTTATGCCCCAATAAAATGATCCATACAAACGAAATAAAAATAGTATTGGTTGACGATCATAAACTGTTAAGAGATGGTTTAAGAAATATTATAGAGCAGAAATCTAATATGAAAGTAATTGGAGAAGCTTCTAATGGAAGAGAAGCTGTAAAAATATGTTCGAAATTAATGCCAGATGTTGTTCTAATAGATATTTCAATGCCAGATTTAAATGGAGTAGAAGCAACAAGCCAAATCTTAAAAATAAATTCAGAAATAAAAGTAATAGCTCTTTCTATGCATTCCACTAAACAATTTATTCAAGGAATGTTTAATTCTGGTGCTTATGGTTATTTATTAAAAGATGGTGACTCTGAAGAGCTAATTACAGCAATTACAACTGTAGTTCAAAATAAAAAACACTTATCAAAAGACATTAATCAAGAATATCTTAATTTACTTAACTATGGAAGCACTCTTGAAAAATCGAAATTAAGTTCAAGAGAAAAAGAAGTTTTACAGTTAATTGCAGAAGGTAACTCTTCAAAACAAATAGGAGAAATATTATTTTTAAGCTCCA from the Polaribacter cellanae genome contains:
- the murI gene encoding glutamate racemase yields the protein MKIHKHPIGFFDSGVGGTSIWKEVISLLPNENSIYLSDSINAPYGEKSKTQIIDLCLKNTEFLLNQNCKLIVVACNTATTNAIDFLREKYPIPFIGIEPAIKPAALTTKTNTIGILATKGTLNSSLFEKTSSSFRKNIYIEEIIGKGLVELIENGKLHSKEMTSLLNSYLNPLLKKNIDSLVLGCTHYPYLIPQIREIVGDKINIIDSGEAVAKQTKTILTKFHLLNSNKNIAKHTLYINKNKKVLEQLISERENTSIIEKNF
- a CDS encoding PorP/SprF family type IX secretion system membrane protein, whose protein sequence is MKLIYTWFCFLILVLFTINNQAQETLPIYTDYLSDNVFLLHPSAAGIGNSSKLRLTARKQWAGVPNAPELQTLSFHSKFGEESNAGYGLILFNDENGFHSQKGVQGTYAYHLPMSTNKMFKQLSFGLAFTFVQNQSDQRTFTGDPGVATIVESTSYYNADFSVAYHRGGLATYFTVKNLLLTAKNNLNILEPVDLRNYILSASYYFGKEENFVQWEPSIMLQYRESLGQTIADFNVKAYKTFSKSQLWVALSYRRHFDSNAIENSQFISPIVGFNYKNLMFSYTYTNQLNDIVLSNSGFHQITLGINLWTRKPRAAACPNINSNYGSF
- a CDS encoding sensor histidine kinase is translated as MLHPKEKQNEFQALFETMNLGVSYQNSKGEITNVNPAALKILGLTEDQMKGKTSLDPSWKAIQEDGANYPGETHPSMLALKLGKPVLNKIMGVFNIAENEYRWIKIDAIPQFRKGEKKPYQVYTTFDDISVIKKAQLQLKQNEERYIRAQKMGKVGNWEYNIKTGLLWGSDETLRIFGLDPEKNNFSRDYIEKKIAKQNFVRQAMVNLIEKGEKYDIQYEINIQKKTKIVHSKAKIIYNTNGEILKIAGVIQDISKKYKSKIKLRESEDKFFKVFKNSSNSIILKRLSDFKIINTNRATLKVTGFTSKELKGLKLSEIGVWKYKKDYKKYEKKILKKGKIKGFEASFIKKNGKNRIWQISGEIIQIESEKFILTIIEDVTEIRSAEIELKKQRDFTIAMTENQPAAIVACNEKGKLVLFNKAAKEWHGIDVMKIPQEKWAESYGLFKIDGKTVLKTEEVPLIQAFNGKKVVNLEIIIKAKNQKPRFVICNGASFFDSLKNKLGALVVMNDITHQKTIEDNLKKSENQIKKALSEIERSEFLLNESGKIAKIGAWEFNSITKERRWSNQVFKLHGLPVGKIPPFEKNYNYFIDGSSEILEEAMKNSLANNTKFDLELKFQNTKKEKLWVNAIGYPIVNKNKETVGLRGVIQDITEQKLIREKIAQTQEMHSLLANNTNDLICLQEPDSTFKYVSPSIKNLLGYEQKEFIGKQAFGFVHKDDVLPLKSVMTKKKFSISSTEAYPFRALHKNGHFIWLEFLSSPVYKDGKINYLVTSARDITQWVLAKEEIQKYQTSLQKLTTEITMIEEQQKKAIASNIHDHLSQSLVISKMRIKELKKKSQLNDINEDLQFIESHISDALENSRKITYELSPPILYQLGVIDALSWLLEDLQNKYKIEFRLKTTISTIKISELKSIILYRSIQEILTNAIKHASASLIKVNIKKTKKGVNIFIVDDGLGFDTSVLNEFKNQSGSGFGLFTVQERIKNIKGIFTISSKINKGTNIKIFMPQ
- a CDS encoding response regulator, coding for MIHTNEIKIVLVDDHKLLRDGLRNIIEQKSNMKVIGEASNGREAVKICSKLMPDVVLIDISMPDLNGVEATSQILKINSEIKVIALSMHSTKQFIQGMFNSGAYGYLLKDGDSEELITAITTVVQNKKHLSKDINQEYLNLLNYGSTLEKSKLSSREKEVLQLIAEGNSSKQIGEILFLSSKTIDVHRNNIMKKIDLHTIPELTKFAIKQGLTSL